One genomic segment of Tubulanus polymorphus chromosome 4, tnTubPoly1.2, whole genome shotgun sequence includes these proteins:
- the LOC141903663 gene encoding N(6)-adenosine-methyltransferase non-catalytic subunit METTL14-like isoform X2, translated as MSDRLKELRERSQKRRQLLALQHGVADANELREVLSSKIDKQEEKTVSKQDSEASTESPPAKKKSLDDSVFDTSTGRKLEIPTEEPEEEIEESEVYTDSSAFLKGTQSANPHNDYCQNFVDTGERPQNFIRDVGLANRFEEYPKLRELIRLKDELIQTTATPPMYLKCDLETYDMRDLDSKFDVIYIEPPLEEYQRTQGCVYDRFWSWEEIEKLEISDVAAQRSFLWIWCGSSDGLDWGRRCLKKWGFRRCEDICWIKTNIKNPGHNKNLEPKAIFQRTKEHCLMGIKGTVRRSTDGDFIHANVDIDLIIDEEPEYGSKEKPIEIFHIMEHFCLGRRRLHLFGRDSTIRPGWLTIGPELTSSNFESEIYKGYFNKEVNGYLTGCSEEIERLRPKSPPPKINGQQSGRGGRGRGWSGRGNASRGRGASSGGRGGGHRGQNR; from the exons ATGAGTGACCGTCTGAAGGAATTGCGTGAAAGATCCCAAAAACGTCGACAGTTATTGGCATTACAG CATGGGGTTGCTGATGCAAATGAATTGCGTGAAGTTTTATCCAGTAAAATCGACAAACAAGAGGAGAAAACTGTGTCCAAGCAAGACTCGGAAGCTTCTAC TGAGAGTCCACCGGCGAAGAAAAAAAGTTTAGATGATTCTGTATTTGATACCAGTACCGGTCGTAAACTAGAAATACCAACTGAGGAACCCGAAGAG GAAATAGAAGAAAGCGAAGTCTACACTGATTCTAGTGCATTTCTGAAG GGAACACAGAGTGCAAACCCGCACAACGACTATTGTCAGAACTTTGTTGACACAGGAGAACGTCCGCAGAATTTTATTCGTGATGTTG GTTTGGCGAACAGATTTGAAGAGTATCCGAAACTTCGTGAATTGATCAGATTAAAAGATGAACTTATACAGACTACAGCCACGCCTCCGAT GTATTTGAAATGTGATTTGGAAACCTACGATATGCGAGATTTGGATAGCAAATTCGATGTGATATATATCGAACCACCGTTGGAGGAATATCAGCGTACACAAGGCTGCGTTTATGACCGCTTTTGGAGCTGGGAAGAG aTTGAGAAATTAGAGATCAGTGACGTAGCTGCTCAGAGATCATTCCTGTGGATCTGGTGTGGGTCCAGCGATGGTTTGGATTGGGGTCGACGG tGCTTGAAGAAATGGGGTTTCAGACGATGTGAAGATATTTGCTGGATCAAAACGAACATCAAAAATCCTGGACACAACAAAAACCTCGAACCGAAGGCTATCTTTCAACGAACGAAG GAACATTGTTTAATGGGTATTAAAGGTACGGTTAGACGTAGCACCGACGGAGATTTCATTCACGCTAACGTCGATATAGACTTGATCATCGATGAAGAACCGGAATACGGCAGCAAAGAGAAACCCATCGAAATCTTTCACATTATGGAACATTTTTGCCTCGGCCGGCGTCGACTTCATTTATTCGGACGCGACTCGACGATTCGACCGGGATGGTTAACTATCGGTCCCGAGTTAACCAGTAGTAACTTCGAATCGGAAATTTATAAAGGTTACTTTAACAAGGAAGTGAACGGTTATCTGACTGGTTGTTCAGAGGAGATCGAACGACTCCGCCCGAAATCTCCGCCGCCGAAAATAAACGGACAACAATCGGGGCGCGGTGGCCGTGGACGAGGCTGGAGTGGTAGAGGCAATGCCTCACGGGGTAGAGGAGCTTCCTCTGGTGGCCGAGGTGGTGGTCACAGAGGACAAAATAGATAG
- the LOC141903663 gene encoding N(6)-adenosine-methyltransferase non-catalytic subunit METTL14-like isoform X1, with product MSDRLKELRERSQKRRQLLALQHGVADANELREVLSSKIDKQEEKTVSKQDSEASTSESPPAKKKSLDDSVFDTSTGRKLEIPTEEPEEEIEESEVYTDSSAFLKGTQSANPHNDYCQNFVDTGERPQNFIRDVGLANRFEEYPKLRELIRLKDELIQTTATPPMYLKCDLETYDMRDLDSKFDVIYIEPPLEEYQRTQGCVYDRFWSWEEIEKLEISDVAAQRSFLWIWCGSSDGLDWGRRCLKKWGFRRCEDICWIKTNIKNPGHNKNLEPKAIFQRTKEHCLMGIKGTVRRSTDGDFIHANVDIDLIIDEEPEYGSKEKPIEIFHIMEHFCLGRRRLHLFGRDSTIRPGWLTIGPELTSSNFESEIYKGYFNKEVNGYLTGCSEEIERLRPKSPPPKINGQQSGRGGRGRGWSGRGNASRGRGASSGGRGGGHRGQNR from the exons ATGAGTGACCGTCTGAAGGAATTGCGTGAAAGATCCCAAAAACGTCGACAGTTATTGGCATTACAG CATGGGGTTGCTGATGCAAATGAATTGCGTGAAGTTTTATCCAGTAAAATCGACAAACAAGAGGAGAAAACTGTGTCCAAGCAAGACTCGGAAGCTTCTAC CAGTGAGAGTCCACCGGCGAAGAAAAAAAGTTTAGATGATTCTGTATTTGATACCAGTACCGGTCGTAAACTAGAAATACCAACTGAGGAACCCGAAGAG GAAATAGAAGAAAGCGAAGTCTACACTGATTCTAGTGCATTTCTGAAG GGAACACAGAGTGCAAACCCGCACAACGACTATTGTCAGAACTTTGTTGACACAGGAGAACGTCCGCAGAATTTTATTCGTGATGTTG GTTTGGCGAACAGATTTGAAGAGTATCCGAAACTTCGTGAATTGATCAGATTAAAAGATGAACTTATACAGACTACAGCCACGCCTCCGAT GTATTTGAAATGTGATTTGGAAACCTACGATATGCGAGATTTGGATAGCAAATTCGATGTGATATATATCGAACCACCGTTGGAGGAATATCAGCGTACACAAGGCTGCGTTTATGACCGCTTTTGGAGCTGGGAAGAG aTTGAGAAATTAGAGATCAGTGACGTAGCTGCTCAGAGATCATTCCTGTGGATCTGGTGTGGGTCCAGCGATGGTTTGGATTGGGGTCGACGG tGCTTGAAGAAATGGGGTTTCAGACGATGTGAAGATATTTGCTGGATCAAAACGAACATCAAAAATCCTGGACACAACAAAAACCTCGAACCGAAGGCTATCTTTCAACGAACGAAG GAACATTGTTTAATGGGTATTAAAGGTACGGTTAGACGTAGCACCGACGGAGATTTCATTCACGCTAACGTCGATATAGACTTGATCATCGATGAAGAACCGGAATACGGCAGCAAAGAGAAACCCATCGAAATCTTTCACATTATGGAACATTTTTGCCTCGGCCGGCGTCGACTTCATTTATTCGGACGCGACTCGACGATTCGACCGGGATGGTTAACTATCGGTCCCGAGTTAACCAGTAGTAACTTCGAATCGGAAATTTATAAAGGTTACTTTAACAAGGAAGTGAACGGTTATCTGACTGGTTGTTCAGAGGAGATCGAACGACTCCGCCCGAAATCTCCGCCGCCGAAAATAAACGGACAACAATCGGGGCGCGGTGGCCGTGGACGAGGCTGGAGTGGTAGAGGCAATGCCTCACGGGGTAGAGGAGCTTCCTCTGGTGGCCGAGGTGGTGGTCACAGAGGACAAAATAGATAG